In Clostridium sp. 'White wine YQ', the DNA window TTCAGCTTTTCTTATAAAGGAAGCAGCAATTAGATTTACACCTATTTCACAACCAAATTTTAAATCACTTGCATCTTTTTCTGTCATTGCTGGTAACTTAATTGATACTCCTGGAACATTAACTCCTTTATGAGTACCTACTAAACCTGTATTTTTAACAACACAATCGATTCTATTGCCTTCTACAGATTTAACTTCTAGTCCAACTAAACCATCATCAATTAATATGATGTTTCCTGGTTTAACATCATTTGCTAATCCTTCATAAGTTACAGAACATTTAGTAGTATCACCTACTACATCTCCACCAGCATATATAGCGAAGTTTGATCCAGCTTGTAATTCAACCTTGCTTGGTTCAAATTTTCCTGTTCTTATTTCTGGTCCTTTAGTATCAAGTAATACAGCAATTTGCTTGTTGTATTTCTTAGCTAATGCTTTAACCTTGTTGATTCTTCCTGCGTGTTCTTCATGATCACCATGTGAGAAGTTATGTCTTGAAGCATTCATTCCTGCTTCGATAATTTTAGAAAGTATTTCGTCACTTTCACTTGCTGGTCCAATTGTACAAATAATTTTCGTTTTTCTCATAGATAACATTCCTCCGTTTTCTTTTTCCAAAATGCATTAAATAATAAAAATAAAAAATAAATATTTAAAAAGCTCTAGGCTCTTAAACCAAAATTAATTTGATAGTGCTTCTGATATTTTAAATAATTCGTCATCAAATTTTCTTTCCATAGCTAAAGCTTCATCTATATCATCATCGATTACTTGATTGTTTCTTAATCCAATAACTCTTGCTGTTTTTCCTTCTAGTAAAACTTCAACAGCTCTATGTCCAAGTCTAGATGCTAGTACTCTATCAAATGCTGTTGGACTTCCACCTCTTTGAATATGTCCTAATATAGTTGCTCTAGTTTCTATTCCAGTTATTTCTTCAATGTATTTAGCTAGATCATCTGCTCCGCCAACACCTTCAGCAACTAGAATTAAATTGTGCATTTTTCCATCTTTTTTACCTTCAAGTATTTGTCTGCATAATTCATCTCTGTCAAAGCCTTTTTCAGGTATTATTATTGATTCTGCTCCACCTGCAACACCAGCGTATAAAGCTAGATCTCCACAATTTCTTCCCATAACTTCTACAACTGAAACTCTTTCATGAGAAGTTGAAGTATCTCTTAGTTTGTTTATTGCATCTAAAACTGTATTTAATGCTGTATCAAAACCTATAGTGAAATCAGTATAAGCAAGATCGTTATCTATAGTTCCTGGAAGTCCAACTGTTTTAACTCCTAGTTTTGATAAAAGTTTTGCTCCAGTGAAAGATCCATCTCCACCTATAACAACTAATGCATCTACTCCATAAGTCTTTAGTATTTTAGCTGCTCTTTCTCTAACTTCTTCCTTTTTAAATTCTAAACATCTAGCTGTTCTTAAAACTGTTCCACCTCTTTGAATTATATCTGAAACTGAACGTCTATCCATTGGAGTAAGTTCTCCATTAATAAGACCTGCATATCCTCTTTGTATTCCTACTACTTCTAGTCCGTTATGTATTGCTGTTCTTGCTACTGCTCTTATTGCTGCATTCATTCCTGGTGCATCTCCACCACTTGTTAATATAGCTATTTTCTTCATTTTATTTGCCTCCTTATACTTAAGGGACGCACAAAGTCCCACATATGTTAAATTTTGCCCACCCATTGTACAAAAAAATTATTGATCATATTTTTTCCACAATATAATGTCTAATATATAAATTTCTCCAAAATTCCTAAAAAATCTACACATACTGAGTCAAATATATTTTACTTAATGTTTGAATTATTTTCAAGTTATTTTCATATAATTTAAAATGTTTTAACACAAAAAAATTTTTTCACTAGTTTCATTAACTATATTTTATCCAACCCTATACTTTATTATGAATAAGTAATATTTAAATAAATTTATTTTAATTCAATAAATGTAATATTATTCTGTCTTGTGTAATCTTTGGTTAATAAGATGATAGATGCTATATTACTCATATACCATCTATCCTTATCTTATTATTCAACTAACTTTACATTATCTTCACCAAATTTTTTCCTCAAATATTCAAGTGCTCCTTTTTCTGTATCAACCCAAAGTTCTCTCGCTAGTCTATAGCTTTGTCTCTCTTTTGCCGCAAATATATAAAGAGGTGTTTCACCTTTAAAATCATTTAATAAAATTTTTAATATCTTATTAATCTCTCTAGCTTTTTCCATATTTTCAACTTTCAAATAAATCTTATCTGAATTTATTTTTTCTAAAGGTGTTATATCTTCACAGAGTAACTTAGGAACATCTTCTTCACTAATACTTACCCTTCCTCTTATAACAACTAACGAATCTGTATTTATTAATTTATTTACCTTTTCTAGAGTTTTGGGGAATACAATAACCTCCATAATTCCTGTTAAATCCTCTATCTTAACAAATGCCATCATGGTATTATTTCTAGTTACTTTTCTGCTTACTTCACTAATTATTCCGCCTATTACTACTCTTGTCCCATCTTCTATTCCTCTATTACTTAAGCTTTCCATAACAGGATTTATTTCAGTATCCATGCCTTCTTCTAGTGTCTGATTTGTAGCTAATATCTTATTTATGGTGGTTGTAGTCTGTTGATTTAGACTTTCCTTATAATCATCTAGTGGATGACCGCTTAAGTATAACCCTGTCATTTCTTTTTCCATTGCCAATATATGATTCTTCTTAAATTCATTTATTGGAGGATAATTTACTCCTGGACTTTCAATTTTTTCTTCTAACCCAGAAAAAAGATTTATTTGCCCATCTATATTTCGCTTTTTATCTCCTGCTATAGAATCCATTACTTTTTCGTATACTGCAAGCAATCTAGATCTATAAACTTTAAATCCGTCTAGAGCCCCTGCTTTAATCAAACTTTCTACCGCTCTCTTATTTATAGCTGAAAAGTCTTGCTTGCTTATAAAGTCTTGAAGTGATATATAGTTACCTTTTTCTTTTCTTGATTTTACAATTGATTCAACAACGTTATAGCCTACATTTTTAATAGCAGCTAATCCAAATCTAATTGTATCTCCCTTAACAGTAAATTTCGAAAAACTTTCATTTATGTCTGGAGGTAAAACTTCTATTCCAAAGCTTTCAGCAAGGTTTATATATGAGGCAACTTTTTCATTAGCTCCCATTATAGAATTTAGTGTTGCTGCAATGTATTCTACTGGATAGTATCTCATTAAGTATGCTGTTTGATATCCTACAATGGAATATGCTGCTGAGTGACTCTTATTAAATGCATAACTAGCAAAATCCATCATTTGATCAAATATTTTATTTCCTGCTTCTTCAGATATTCCATTTCTTATACATCCAGGAACTTCAACATTTCCATTTTCATCTGTAATTCCAAATATAAAATTCTTTCTTTCCTGCTCCATAACACTATGTTTTTTCTTTGACATGGCTCTTCTAACCATATCTGCACGTCCTAAAGAGTACCCACCGATCTTCCTAACTATCTCCATAACCTGTTCTTGATATATCATTACACCATAGGTTACATCAAGTATACTCTCTAACTCAGGTGTTATATAGCTTACTTTATCTGAATGTTTCTTATTTTCAATATATCTAGGTATTTGAGCCATTGGGCCTGGTCTATAAAGAGCATTTCCCGCTATAATATCTTCCACTGAATCTGGTTTTAATTCTTTTAGAAAGCTTATCATTCCTGGAGATTCAAATTGGAATACACCTACGGTTTTACCTTCTCCAAACATCTTAAAAACTTCTTTATCTTCCAAGTCTATCTTATCTACATCAATATCTACGCCTCTATTTTCCTTAATCATCTTAATAGCATCGTTCATTACAGTTAAAGTTCTAAGTCCTAAGAAGTCCATCTTAAGTAGTCCAAGTTCCTCTAAGGTATTCATATCAAACTGAGCTACTATATTATCTTCATTTTTCTGTAATGGAACATACTCCACTAGTGGTTTAGATGCGATAACAACTCCTGCTGCATGAGTAGATGAGTGCCTTGGTAATCCTTCTAAGTCTTTACTTACATCAATAAGATTTTTAACTCTCTCATCACTTTCATATAATGCTTTTAATTCAGGATTTAAATCAAGTGCTTTTTCTATCGTAATTCCTAGCATTGTTGGAATCATCTTAGCTATCTTATCTACCTCTGCATAACTATAGTTCATAGCTCTTCCCACATCTCTTATGCAGGCTTTTGCAGCCATTGTTCCAAAGGTAATTATTTGTGATACATTTTTTTCTCCATACTTTTCTACTACATAGTCAATTACTTCCTGTCTTCTTTCGTAGCAGAAATCAGAGTCAATATCAGGCATACTTACTCTCTCAGGATTAAGAAATCTTTCAAAGATCAATCCATACTTTATTGGGTCAATCTTTGTAATTCCTAAGGTATATGCAACTATAGAACCAGCTGCTGACCCTCTACCTGGTCCTGTTGGAATACCATGTTCATTTGAAAATCTAATAAAATCCCAAACTATAAGAAAATAATCTACGTATCCCATTTGATTTATTACTTGAAGTTCATAATCTAATCTATCCACTAATTCTTTAGCCTTAGAATGGCTTTCTGAATAGACTTTTAAACCCTGATAATTATATGTTTCTATATATTCCTTGAATTCATCATATCTTTCAAGAAGTCCTTTAAAGCAAACATCTCTTAAATATTCGAAAGCATCCTGTCCTTCTTCTAATGGAAACTTAGGGAGCTTTGAATTATGAAATTCATAGTTAAAATTACACTCATCAGCTATCTTAAGTGTATTTTCTAATGCTTCCGGAACATATGAGAACATATCCCACATTTCTTCAGGAGATTTCAAATAAAATTGGTCTGAAGCATATCTCATTCTGTTTTCATCATCAACTGTTTTCCCAGTTTGTATGCATAAAAGTATATCATGGGATTTTGAGTCTTTTTGTTCTATATAGTGCACATCATTTGTCGCAATAAGTGGTATACCAGTTTCTTTAGAAAGTTTAATTAACCCCGCATTAACTCTCTTTTGTTCCTCTAACCCATGATACTGAAGTTCTAAGTAGAATCCTTCTTTAAATATATCTTTATAAATCAAAGCTATTTCTTTTGCTTTTTCATAATTTCCATTATTTAAAGCTGAACTTACTTCTCCTCCTAGGCATGCACTAGAAGCTATTATTCCTTCACTGTGCTCTCTTAAAAAGTCATGATCTACTCTTGGTTTATAATAAAAACCTTCGATAGAAGCTTGAGAAACTATTTTCATTAAGTTCTCGTACCCTACTTCATTCTTTACTAGTAACACAAGGTGGTGTGTATTATTTTCACTATCTACGTTTTTTATATGCATAGATTTTGGAACTACATATATTTCACAACCTATAATTGCTTTAATTCCAGCCTTTTGGGCTTCTTTATAAAAATTCACACAACCATACATAACACCGTGGTCAGTTATGGCTATGGACTCCATTCCTAATTCCTTTGCCTTGTTTATCATCTTAGATATTTTCCCTGATCCATCTAAAAGGGAATATTCTGTATGTAGATGCAAGTGACAAAATTTTCTCTCTTCCAATCTATCACTTCCTTTCTTAGAGTTTTAAACTTTTCATTTAAAACTCCCTATCTTCTATTTTAGACAAAAATCGTTACAATTAAAATACCTATTAAGCTAAAAAATCAGCCGAAGCTGATTTTTAATATAAAATGTCGCTATTTATACCTTGAATATATCTACATTTTCTTTCATTACTACAGTCATTTCATTTAGCTCTTGTGAAGTTGCATATAACTCCTGAGAGGATGCAGTCATTTCTTGTGTTGCAGATGAAATCTCTTCTGCTGAAGAAGATATTTCCTGAGAAATATTTGCTACTTCTATGCTTTTAATCACTATAGTGTCTTTTTGAGAATTAAGTAATTCGACATTTTCATTTGCTTTTTTTATTCTAGGA includes these proteins:
- the pfkA gene encoding 6-phosphofructokinase, which encodes MKKIAILTSGGDAPGMNAAIRAVARTAIHNGLEVVGIQRGYAGLINGELTPMDRRSVSDIIQRGGTVLRTARCLEFKKEEVRERAAKILKTYGVDALVVIGGDGSFTGAKLLSKLGVKTVGLPGTIDNDLAYTDFTIGFDTALNTVLDAINKLRDTSTSHERVSVVEVMGRNCGDLALYAGVAGGAESIIIPEKGFDRDELCRQILEGKKDGKMHNLILVAEGVGGADDLAKYIEEITGIETRATILGHIQRGGSPTAFDRVLASRLGHRAVEVLLEGKTARVIGLRNNQVIDDDIDEALAMERKFDDELFKISEALSN
- a CDS encoding DNA polymerase III subunit alpha is translated as MEERKFCHLHLHTEYSLLDGSGKISKMINKAKELGMESIAITDHGVMYGCVNFYKEAQKAGIKAIIGCEIYVVPKSMHIKNVDSENNTHHLVLLVKNEVGYENLMKIVSQASIEGFYYKPRVDHDFLREHSEGIIASSACLGGEVSSALNNGNYEKAKEIALIYKDIFKEGFYLELQYHGLEEQKRVNAGLIKLSKETGIPLIATNDVHYIEQKDSKSHDILLCIQTGKTVDDENRMRYASDQFYLKSPEEMWDMFSYVPEALENTLKIADECNFNYEFHNSKLPKFPLEEGQDAFEYLRDVCFKGLLERYDEFKEYIETYNYQGLKVYSESHSKAKELVDRLDYELQVINQMGYVDYFLIVWDFIRFSNEHGIPTGPGRGSAAGSIVAYTLGITKIDPIKYGLIFERFLNPERVSMPDIDSDFCYERRQEVIDYVVEKYGEKNVSQIITFGTMAAKACIRDVGRAMNYSYAEVDKIAKMIPTMLGITIEKALDLNPELKALYESDERVKNLIDVSKDLEGLPRHSSTHAAGVVIASKPLVEYVPLQKNEDNIVAQFDMNTLEELGLLKMDFLGLRTLTVMNDAIKMIKENRGVDIDVDKIDLEDKEVFKMFGEGKTVGVFQFESPGMISFLKELKPDSVEDIIAGNALYRPGPMAQIPRYIENKKHSDKVSYITPELESILDVTYGVMIYQEQVMEIVRKIGGYSLGRADMVRRAMSKKKHSVMEQERKNFIFGITDENGNVEVPGCIRNGISEEAGNKIFDQMMDFASYAFNKSHSAAYSIVGYQTAYLMRYYPVEYIAATLNSIMGANEKVASYINLAESFGIEVLPPDINESFSKFTVKGDTIRFGLAAIKNVGYNVVESIVKSRKEKGNYISLQDFISKQDFSAINKRAVESLIKAGALDGFKVYRSRLLAVYEKVMDSIAGDKKRNIDGQINLFSGLEEKIESPGVNYPPINEFKKNHILAMEKEMTGLYLSGHPLDDYKESLNQQTTTTINKILATNQTLEEGMDTEINPVMESLSNRGIEDGTRVVIGGIISEVSRKVTRNNTMMAFVKIEDLTGIMEVIVFPKTLEKVNKLINTDSLVVIRGRVSISEEDVPKLLCEDITPLEKINSDKIYLKVENMEKAREINKILKILLNDFKGETPLYIFAAKERQSYRLARELWVDTEKGALEYLRKKFGEDNVKLVE